A section of the Arcobacter roscoffensis genome encodes:
- the cobA gene encoding uroporphyrinogen-III C-methyltransferase: MVKVYLTGAGPGDKELLTLKAYKLIQKADVIIYDNLVNKEILEEAKEGVELIYVGKVKDNHTLPQEQINELIYDCTLKYECVVRLKGGDPFVFGRGGEEALYLKQRGVKFEIIPGITSAISVPAYAGIPVTHRSVCSSFRVVTGHKKVNESMHDINWNSFKDDETLVFLMGLHNIQLITSKLLEIGKDKTLSCAIISNGTTKKQKTIVGTLENIVEKSKEAITPAVFIVGEVVNLREELNWFEN, from the coding sequence ATGGTAAAGGTATACTTAACTGGTGCAGGACCAGGAGATAAAGAGTTATTAACTCTAAAAGCATATAAACTTATACAAAAAGCTGATGTGATTATTTATGATAATTTAGTAAATAAAGAGATCTTAGAAGAAGCAAAAGAGGGTGTTGAACTAATTTATGTAGGCAAAGTAAAAGATAATCACACATTACCTCAAGAGCAAATAAATGAATTGATTTATGACTGTACTTTAAAATATGAGTGTGTTGTAAGACTAAAGGGAGGTGACCCTTTTGTCTTTGGAAGAGGTGGAGAAGAGGCTCTTTATTTAAAACAAAGAGGTGTTAAGTTTGAAATAATTCCTGGTATTACTTCAGCTATTTCAGTTCCTGCATATGCTGGAATTCCAGTAACTCATAGAAGTGTATGTTCATCTTTTAGAGTAGTAACTGGACATAAAAAAGTAAATGAAAGTATGCATGATATTAACTGGAATAGTTTTAAAGATGATGAAACTTTAGTATTTTTAATGGGACTTCATAATATTCAACTTATTACTTCAAAATTACTTGAAATAGGAAAAGATAAAACTCTTTCTTGTGCAATCATTTCAAATGGTACAACAAAAAAACAAAAAACAATAGTTGGAACTTTAGAAAATATAGTTGAGAAATCAAAAGAAGCAATAACACCTGCTGTTTTTATAGTAGGTGAGGTTGTAAACTTGCGAGAAGAATTAAATTGGTTTGAAAACTAA